In Cryptococcus neoformans var. neoformans B-3501A chromosome 3, whole genome shotgun sequence, the DNA window ATACATCTGCCCTCTTCACCCACACTCCACAGCGATGGGAACCAGATGGCATTAGTCGATTACGGTTCGTCctcggatgatgaggaaggacaTGCTCTTCAGAAATCGGCCAGTCCTTCCAAAAAGTTCGTTTTATACTGAGTGTTTGACTTCACCAAACGCATAGGAGACTGATATGTGTCTAGGCAAAATAAACTACCCAGCTTGCCGTTAACTTTTGACACCGGTAAGCTATATAAGGCCTAGGAACCCAAGCATTAACTTGCAGAAGCTCATGGTTCAATAAAATAGCCCCCAAGGATGATCCATCACTGCATCAAGGTCGCAAGCGTTCCCGCCCATACGTTGATGGAGAATACAACACTCATGTCTATCTTTCGTGTGCGCTGTTTTCCATTCCTCAGACTTCTTCGCTTTGATATAAACTGATACAATATGCAGTGTCTATCCCATTAAGGCTTTCAAAAATCCTGGAAACAATCATTGCCAAGTTACCACCTTCTCCGAACCCTATAcacgctcttcttcccaactTACATATCTCGCTCACTCGTCCAGTGCCTCTTCGACGCCATCAGATTCAACCATTTAAGGATGAACTCGCCAGTCGATTAGGGCAAATATGTACCTTCAAGTTAAGTTTGATAGGCTCAGTCAAAGCGTACTACAATGAAGTTACCGGCGGTGGATCTAACAGAGCTTTCCTGGCGTTGAGGGTGGGTGCGGGTGTGAGCGAGGTAAGAGCTGCATCTAAAGGAAATTaagaaagaacaaaaagctCATTTATTATCTAGCTGAAAAAAATAGTAGATGTCGTGCTTGACCCCACTTTGAAGAAAATTCATCTGCCGACATATCACGACAACCCAGAATTCCACACTTCATTCGCCTGGACACTTTTCTCTACCAAGACAAATGACCAGGATACTTCGCGAGGCAATCTTTCGGCTTTCGGTGACCGATCAGAAGAAACTCCAGGGTTGCCGTTCGGCGAAGAAGACCTGGATAGGGTTAACTCAATATTCGAATCAGAAGTTCTCAAGGCTCAGCCCGCTGGGGGTTGGACTATATCGTCAGTGGAAGTAAAGGTAGCCAAGGAAATCGCCACAATCCCCCTTAAGCTAGCATGATGATACATAGAATTACAGTTAAATTCTAAATCCATGACCTCCGTTGATGGGTACAGGCACAGGCTTGAACCGCTTCAGCACCTCTacttcccattctttccaccctccttcccacCTTCTCTGCTTGATAGCCTCAGGATTATAGACTTGATGGATTTCCTCTGCACTCATCCCGGCCATGatagcttcttccttctccagctttTCCCGTTTAATCATCTCATCCCTCTCAGCAAGAGCACGTTCCCAGACTGTCCAAGGAATACTGCCACCAGAAGGACCCGGGGCTTCCCGTCTGTCCTCATTCACACTAGCTTCTTCGCCCTCAGCCGGGGCAGAGGCAGACGCCGTCCTCAAAGCCTTCTCATCACCGTAGAGACTAAACTCTCCCTGCCTTGTTCTAGTCAATTTAACGACATGGGCACCGCAGCCAAGCGCTAATCCAATATCATTGACGATCGACCTCACATAGGTTCCGCTTGAAACTGTCATACGAACTGTAAAGGTTGGGGGACGCAAACCGTTATTTGGCGAGATTTCGGGATATTCGGGAGCGTCAAGGTCGGGCACCAGAGGCTCTACAACCTTTAgtttttcctcttccacttgaTCCTTATTTCCAGAAGTTTTTGCAGTTTCAACAGGACCTGTTTGTGCATTGTGCACAATCTCAGTCAGTCTCCTGAAggtttccttctcttcagaTGTAAGCCTTTTCTCGGGCCAGTGGTAATCATGCCCACCGTCGCCAGGAGTGACAGATGCAGGAGTAAAATCTATCAGTTCGATAGATACCTGGCACTTTCGTGCAGGAATGggtcgaggaagaggtttTGATTCTCGAGCATACTCGTAGAGCGGCTTACCGTCCATCTTCAACGCAGAGAAGCTATGATCAAAGTCAGTAAATTATACACCTGAGACTGATAATACCCACATGGGAGGCACCTGCATGATCTCGCCTCGAAAGCGATCTAAAACTTTTTCAACATCCTCTCGAGTGATGTGCTCCCAAGGGGCAGTAGACAGGACAGGATCGTCCGCGTCCATAGATGTGGTCGTTGCTCCAATCAAACCTATGCTTTCATATTCCTGATAGTATAATTAGCACAGCATATACTGAATGAAACGAGTTTCTCGCATACCTTGCTACACTCAAGGAACTGATTCAAATGTTTTGTGCCCCGGTTAACACCCAAAACTGAGCTGCCATCAACACTCATCTCCCAGAAGAACGAACATACTGCACCCACCTAACACACCATCGGCCAAAGGATCAAGAGTTCCACCTTGACCAATTTTGAGACCAAACTGAGTTAGATTCTTCTTACGTTTTCCCTTCATTTGCGGCTGCGCACGCTTCACGGGATCGTCAAACAGTTTAGAGTCGAGCAGAAGTGGCGTTATTCTGTCAATTACTCTCATACTGCAAATAATTAGTCTTCGATTCTAAGATTATAAAAGATAGTCATTTACGAGCTTTTGCCTGAAGGTTTGGCGATAGGGAAAAGGCCATTGAGAGGCAAAGTGGGGGTAGGAAGAGCCTTGGGCATGATGGGCGACAAGCCGGTAGCTCGCAACAGAGCGAGATTAGGGGAACGAAGTTTTAAAGGCGTTTTATCTGCTGCTCTGGGGAGCGGGATTATGGATGAAAAATCCCAAGAAACGAGACTTGTACGCAGAACAGAGCTGAGGGAATGAACTGAAGAATCACGCACCAGGATACTAGAAACGATCCAAGAGATTCTGACTTTTTTAATACATTACGTAATGGATAAACTCGGTCGGTTGTTGACCTTTCGACCCTTTGCCTCAAAGATTATATGCGTTGTCGTATAATACCATAGTACAAGGGCGACAAGTAACGGACAAATCAGCAGCGTACTGCAAGCAACTCATTACCCAAGGATACCTCCAATGATTATGGCAGAAgtctcatcatcagcatctgCAACCCACACGAAGCAGTAC includes these proteins:
- a CDS encoding hypothetical protein (HMMPfam hit to TruB_N, TruB family pseudouridylate synthase (N terminal domain), score: 150.8, E(): 3e-42) — translated: MPKALPTPTLPLNGLFPIAKPSGKSSMRVIDRITPLLLDSKLFDDPVKRAQPQMKGKRKKNLTQFGLKIGQGGTLDPLADGVLVLGVNRGTKHLNQFLECSKEYESIGLIGATTTSMDADDPVLSTAPWEHITREDVEKVLDRFRGEIMQVPPIFSALKMDGKPLYEYARESKPLPRPIPARKCQVSIELIDFTPASVTPGDGGHDYHWPEKRLTSEEKETFRRLTEIVHNAQTGPVETAKTSGNKDQVEEEKLKVVEPLVPDLDAPEYPEISPNNGLRPPTFTVRMTVSSGTYVRSIVNDIGLALGCGAHVVKLTRTRQGEFSLYGDEKALRTASASAPAEGEEASVNEDRREAPGPSGGSIPWTVWERALAERDEMIKREKLEKEEAIMAGMSAEEIHQVYNPEAIKQRRWEGGWKEWEVEVLKRFKPVPVPINGGHGFRI